A region from the Branchiostoma lanceolatum isolate klBraLanc5 chromosome 2, klBraLanc5.hap2, whole genome shotgun sequence genome encodes:
- the LOC136427626 gene encoding prokineticin-2-like — protein sequence MHTAEVTRLGWKREAKGNQMIRFTVILLLAAWAVIPTIRAIIITGACRSDEDCMEGKGRPACCSPLNPYTPVRVCKPLGAVGDPCHTATNRMRYPFPGIRTFWRCPCFEGWCVAKPNGKIGTCEVVM from the exons ATGCACACTGCGGAGGTAACGCGCCTGGGCTGGAAGAGGGAAGCTAAAGGCAACCAGATGATTCGCTTTACCGTCATTCTGTTACTAGCAGCCTGGGCCGTCATCCCCACAATAAGGGCCATCATCATCACAGGC GCCTGTCGGTCGGACGAAGACTGTATGGAGGGGAAGGGAAGACCGGCTTGCTGTTCGCCACTCAACCCCTACACTCCCGTCAGGGTGTGCAAGCCGCTGGGGGCGGTGGGAGACCCGTGCCACACCGCCACCAACCGGATGCGCTACCCGTTCCCGGGGATACGCACCTTCTGGAGATGCCCCTGTTTCGAAGGGTGGTGTGTCGCGAAACCCAACGGCAAGATCGGGACGTGTGAAGTCGTCATGTAA